The following proteins are encoded in a genomic region of Vibrio sinaloensis:
- a CDS encoding SDR family oxidoreductase, protein MDLKQSVIAITGAGQGLGQMMAVTLAHAGAELALLDVNQQALDETKQQCLMLGTKTLTYQVDVTNEADVEQTFSDIVTDFGRLNGLVNNAGILRDGLLVKVKDGQVSKLSLEQFNSVIQVNLNGTFLCGREAAVKMIETDSKGVIINISSVARAGNIGQSNYAASKAAVATLATTWAKELARYGIRVAAIAPGVIKTPMAAQMKPEAIERLESMIPVGRMGDTSEIAQTVKFIFENDYITGRVLEIDGGIRM, encoded by the coding sequence ATGGATTTAAAACAGAGTGTCATCGCCATCACCGGCGCGGGGCAAGGATTGGGACAAATGATGGCCGTGACTCTGGCGCATGCAGGGGCGGAATTGGCGCTATTGGATGTCAACCAACAAGCGTTAGATGAGACCAAGCAGCAATGCTTAATGCTCGGAACGAAAACCTTAACCTATCAGGTTGATGTTACCAATGAGGCTGACGTTGAGCAGACATTTAGTGACATTGTCACAGATTTTGGTCGACTCAACGGCTTAGTCAATAATGCCGGTATATTGCGCGATGGTTTGTTGGTAAAAGTAAAAGATGGCCAGGTGAGCAAACTCTCTCTAGAGCAGTTTAACTCTGTCATACAGGTGAATCTGAATGGCACCTTTTTGTGTGGTCGGGAGGCGGCGGTCAAAATGATCGAAACGGATTCGAAAGGGGTCATCATCAATATCTCCAGCGTCGCTCGTGCTGGCAATATCGGCCAAAGCAATTATGCTGCATCAAAAGCCGCGGTTGCCACACTGGCCACTACCTGGGCAAAAGAGTTGGCGCGCTATGGCATTCGCGTCGCGGCGATTGCCCCTGGTGTGATTAAAACGCCTATGGCGGCGCAGATGAAACCCGAGGCGATAGAGCGGTTAGAATCCATGATTCCAGTAGGGCGCATGGGCGACACCAGTGAAATCGCCCAAACCGTGAAGTTTATCTTCGAAAATGACTACATCACTGGGCGCGTGCTCGAAATCGATGGAGGGATAAGAATGTGA
- a CDS encoding CoA-acylating methylmalonate-semialdehyde dehydrogenase gives MTQPVSLFIGGDFCQSDSSEWIEVTNPANNQIIAQLPCATAEEMERAIDSAHDAFASWKEVAVSERARLMLRYQQLLKEHHDELAWLVSKETGKTTVDAKGDVWRGIEVVEQAANIASNMMGETVENVATDIDSYSLIQPLGVCCGITPFNFPAMIPLWMFPLAIAAGNTFVLKPSEQVPLTAMRLAELFEQAGAPKGVLQVVHGSKAQVDYLLAHPIIKAVSFVGSVPVAKHIYHTGTAYNKRVQAFAGAKNHMVVMPDANKAQVINNLVGASVGAAGQRCMAISVAVFVGESNTWLGDLAQELAKVKPGAWDDQSAGYGPLISKEAKARVLALIEQGKAQGAKCELDGSHCEVADHPDGNWVGPTLFSGVTPQMSIYQQEIFGPVLVCLEVDTLDQAIELINNNPYGNGTSLFTSSGGAARKFQHQIQVGQVGINVPIPVPLPFFSFTGWRGSFYGDLHAYGKQAVRFYTETKTVTARWFDDDIPTGPNMSIQLR, from the coding sequence ATGACACAACCAGTCTCATTATTTATCGGTGGAGATTTTTGTCAGTCTGACAGCAGTGAATGGATAGAAGTGACTAATCCAGCCAACAACCAAATCATTGCTCAGCTTCCCTGTGCTACTGCCGAGGAAATGGAGCGGGCAATCGACAGTGCACATGATGCTTTTGCCAGTTGGAAAGAGGTCGCCGTTTCAGAGCGGGCACGTTTGATGCTGCGTTATCAGCAGCTGTTAAAAGAACATCACGATGAGCTTGCTTGGTTGGTCTCGAAGGAGACAGGGAAGACGACCGTCGATGCAAAAGGGGATGTTTGGCGTGGGATTGAGGTGGTGGAGCAGGCGGCGAATATCGCCAGTAACATGATGGGGGAAACCGTTGAGAATGTCGCCACTGATATCGACAGTTACTCTCTCATCCAACCGCTTGGTGTGTGCTGTGGTATTACTCCGTTTAACTTTCCTGCCATGATCCCGTTATGGATGTTTCCTTTGGCTATCGCGGCGGGCAATACCTTTGTTCTCAAGCCGTCTGAGCAAGTTCCTTTAACCGCGATGAGGTTGGCTGAGTTGTTTGAACAAGCGGGGGCACCAAAAGGCGTGTTGCAAGTGGTGCATGGCAGCAAAGCGCAAGTGGATTACTTACTGGCACATCCTATTATAAAAGCGGTTTCATTTGTTGGCTCGGTGCCCGTGGCCAAGCATATTTATCACACAGGCACGGCATACAATAAGCGAGTCCAAGCGTTCGCTGGGGCAAAAAACCATATGGTGGTAATGCCCGATGCGAATAAAGCTCAGGTGATTAATAACTTAGTCGGCGCATCGGTTGGAGCGGCAGGGCAGCGCTGCATGGCGATTTCAGTGGCTGTGTTTGTCGGCGAGTCGAATACCTGGCTTGGGGATCTAGCGCAAGAGCTCGCCAAAGTGAAGCCCGGTGCTTGGGACGATCAATCCGCAGGTTATGGGCCGCTCATTAGTAAAGAAGCCAAAGCGCGAGTGCTCGCCTTGATTGAGCAAGGTAAAGCTCAAGGAGCCAAATGTGAACTCGATGGTAGTCACTGCGAGGTAGCAGATCATCCAGATGGCAATTGGGTAGGCCCGACCCTGTTTAGTGGGGTGACGCCGCAGATGTCTATCTATCAACAAGAGATATTTGGACCAGTGCTGGTCTGTCTTGAGGTGGACACCTTGGATCAGGCGATTGAGTTAATCAACAATAATCCATACGGCAACGGAACCTCACTCTTCACCTCAAGTGGCGGCGCCGCGAGAAAATTCCAGCACCAAATCCAAGTCGGTCAAGTGGGTATTAATGTGCCCATTCCCGTGCCGCTGCCTTTCTTTTCGTTTACCGGGTGGCGCGGCAGTTTCTATGGTGATTTGCATGCTTATGGCAAGCAAGCGGTACGCTTCTACACTGAAACGAAAACCGTCACCGCACGTTGGTTTGATGATGACATTCCAACCGGCCCGAACATGTCAATTCAACTGCGATAG
- a CDS encoding HopJ type III effector protein, which translates to MELTSFFDQLSHSPQSIEFSQTMAAIDANYEFTPTEFHNGNVINQAGQNNGSCKIFAFAKQHQLTPEATLACFGQYYRQDVLGNPDGDDHANIRNFMQFGWGGVRFETSPLAKK; encoded by the coding sequence ATGGAACTCACGTCTTTTTTTGACCAACTGTCGCACTCGCCACAAAGTATCGAATTTAGCCAAACCATGGCTGCAATTGATGCCAACTATGAGTTTACTCCCACGGAATTTCATAACGGCAATGTGATTAATCAAGCGGGACAAAACAATGGCTCGTGTAAGATCTTCGCATTTGCCAAGCAACACCAGCTAACACCTGAAGCGACCTTAGCCTGTTTTGGTCAGTACTATCGTCAAGATGTGCTAGGTAACCCTGATGGCGACGATCATGCCAACATTCGCAATTTCATGCAGTTTGGTTGGGGTGGCGTCAGATTCGAAACATCACCACTGGCGAAAAAATAA
- a CDS encoding enoyl-CoA hydratase, whose product MTQSSDQPIACTIENHVARLTMCNPPANTWTRESLIELKQLISQLNANREVYALVLTGQGDKFFSAGADLNLFASGDKALAADMARVFGEAFEALSAFRGVSIAAINGFAMGGGLEVALACDIRIAEQQAKLALPEAKVGLLPCAGGTQNLTALVGEGWAKRIILCGEQLTAEQALRIGLVEEVVASGEAQASAIALAEKVAHQSPSSVSACKTLIQNNRSAPIAHGLVKERELFIQLFDTEDQQEGVNAFLEKRPPQWKNR is encoded by the coding sequence ATGACACAATCCAGCGACCAACCAATAGCGTGCACCATCGAGAATCATGTGGCGCGACTGACCATGTGTAACCCGCCAGCCAACACATGGACCCGAGAAAGTCTGATTGAGCTCAAACAGCTCATTAGTCAACTCAACGCTAATCGAGAGGTGTATGCGTTGGTGTTGACTGGGCAGGGCGACAAGTTTTTTTCGGCCGGAGCGGATTTGAATCTGTTTGCCTCTGGAGATAAAGCGCTCGCCGCTGACATGGCGCGAGTGTTTGGTGAGGCGTTTGAAGCCCTATCAGCGTTTCGTGGTGTCTCTATAGCTGCGATCAACGGCTTTGCAATGGGCGGCGGTTTGGAAGTGGCATTAGCCTGCGATATTCGTATTGCTGAGCAGCAAGCTAAGTTGGCCCTACCTGAAGCGAAAGTTGGTCTGCTGCCTTGTGCCGGTGGCACGCAAAATTTAACCGCATTGGTCGGGGAGGGCTGGGCCAAACGCATCATTTTGTGTGGCGAACAGCTCACCGCCGAACAAGCACTGCGAATTGGCTTGGTCGAAGAGGTGGTGGCAAGCGGCGAGGCTCAAGCGAGCGCCATTGCTCTTGCGGAAAAAGTCGCTCATCAGTCGCCTTCATCGGTCAGCGCTTGTAAGACTCTGATTCAAAATAACCGCTCAGCGCCCATTGCGCATGGATTGGTCAAAGAGCGCGAACTGTTTATCCAACTTTTTGATACCGAAGATCAACAAGAGGGCGTTAACGCCTTTCTTGAAAAACGCCCACCGCAGTGGAAAAACCGCTAA
- a CDS encoding enoyl-CoA hydratase/isomerase family protein, producing the protein MSDHVHFTELPCSDGVNKIAVATLDNPSSLNALTLDMLTKLKQQLTLWHDDDNIVCVVLEGAGDKAFCAGGDVRTMHQWMRDQSAQQTQEYCTQFFTIEYQCDYLIHTYCKPIIGWGQGIVMGGGMGLYMGASHKVVTPDSRLAMPEVSIGLYPDVGGTWFLNRLESGVGMFLGLTGTMVNASDALAIHLADHLVMPHHKQQLIEQLQIADWQCDDDVYEVVTELLEGLALQVSSAPAAQITPYLGQVRLACSADNIIQVLDNFQAIQGEDKWLETAKANSKMGSPITAHLCFRQMTQYSDLSLADCFRLELNISVRSALLGEFQEGVRARLVDKDGEPKWLYPNVAAVDTEVIDELCRSLWPSEAHPLAELGHY; encoded by the coding sequence ATGAGTGACCATGTTCACTTTACTGAGCTCCCTTGTAGTGATGGAGTAAACAAAATCGCCGTGGCGACACTCGATAATCCGTCGTCACTGAACGCGTTGACGCTCGATATGCTCACGAAACTAAAACAGCAATTGACGTTGTGGCATGACGACGACAACATTGTTTGTGTCGTGCTGGAAGGGGCGGGTGACAAAGCGTTTTGCGCTGGGGGCGATGTTCGTACCATGCACCAATGGATGCGCGACCAATCTGCGCAGCAAACCCAAGAGTATTGCACACAGTTCTTTACCATTGAGTATCAATGTGACTACCTGATCCACACCTACTGTAAGCCAATTATTGGTTGGGGACAGGGCATAGTGATGGGAGGCGGCATGGGTCTCTATATGGGCGCCAGCCATAAAGTGGTGACCCCCGACTCACGCCTTGCGATGCCAGAAGTGAGCATTGGTCTCTATCCGGATGTGGGCGGTACCTGGTTTCTTAATCGACTCGAAAGTGGGGTCGGAATGTTCTTAGGTCTAACCGGAACTATGGTCAATGCAAGTGATGCGCTGGCGATACATCTCGCCGACCACTTGGTGATGCCACACCATAAGCAACAACTGATCGAGCAGTTACAAATAGCGGATTGGCAGTGTGATGATGATGTCTATGAAGTGGTGACCGAGCTACTAGAGGGCTTGGCTTTACAAGTGAGTAGTGCGCCAGCGGCGCAAATTACCCCTTATTTAGGCCAGGTTCGATTAGCGTGTAGTGCAGACAATATCATTCAGGTGCTAGATAATTTTCAAGCCATCCAAGGTGAAGACAAATGGCTCGAAACGGCGAAAGCCAATTCAAAAATGGGAAGCCCAATTACCGCGCACTTGTGCTTTCGTCAGATGACCCAATACAGCGATTTATCACTGGCTGATTGCTTTCGTTTGGAGTTAAACATTTCAGTGCGCAGTGCGTTGTTGGGTGAGTTTCAAGAGGGGGTTCGAGCGCGTTTGGTCGATAAAGATGGTGAGCCGAAATGGCTCTACCCCAATGTGGCCGCGGTAGACACTGAAGTGATTGACGAGCTATGCCGCTCATTGTGGCCGTCGGAGGCCCACCCTTTGGCAGAGTTAGGGCACTATTAA
- a CDS encoding nitrate reductase, translating to MTRECIKTACPYCGVGCGVEVNATGIQGDKHHPANSGALCVKGSALAQSLDMPSRLLYPKLNGREITWQQATDMIANAYHDAIVHHGADSTAMYVSGQLLTEDYYVANKFMKGVVGSANIDTNSRLCMSSAVVAHNRAFGEDVVPVNYDDIDDADLIIICGANTAWTHPVLFRRIQQARECNPELRMVVIDPRETVTAQQADLHLAIPDDGDIALFNGLLRYCQDQGLVDQEYVAQHTSGLAALCEALAGSEYKVSALSNHLKLSQEQLTTFYRWFANTRKTITLFCQGVNQSQYGADKGNVIINAHLATGKIGYGGAGPFSITGQPNAMGGREVGGLANQLAVHRGFDQESIELVGEFWQTDNLATTPGLKAVEMFEAVERGDIQVIWIMATNPVVSMPDNNFVKRALKKCPLVIVSDVTSDSDIAQYADLLLPAAGWGEKQGMVTNSERMLTRQRQFIETKGQAKSDWRAVSEVGAKLCTLIEKPNAFEFATEADVFREYAAMTGINSSSDLLLDLSTFADITDEEYLNWQPVQWGGTRPFANGQFCFPDRKARFVVPAIPTAHNQSAWWLNSGRQRDQWHTMTRTGYIPHLAATEPEPTVYMNQRSAAYLDVNEGQLVSLQGEVTEHCIVAKAAIDNGLGARQLFMSMHWAGEYGGGSEVNAVVSREVDPHSGQPAFKSQRVAIQTVDAKTYGLYLGEKFVERRFAYQSFQSEENIGVWRFADTDNLDRDISEDLGQTPHKRKVVLELASGWLTVGYDEVGQERVTRSILIVSGQPIVTDASQLAILVGKPLSFSTLLAIAAQQESSELICSCFRVNDKQIARELESGNCNNLSQLQSKLKCGTNCGSCLPQIERLISHHQHTILVAK from the coding sequence ATGACAAGGGAATGTATCAAAACAGCGTGTCCTTATTGCGGGGTGGGGTGTGGGGTAGAAGTAAACGCGACCGGTATCCAAGGTGACAAACACCACCCAGCTAACAGTGGTGCGTTGTGTGTAAAAGGTTCGGCATTGGCACAAAGTCTGGATATGCCGTCGAGATTACTCTATCCGAAGCTCAATGGCCGCGAGATCACTTGGCAGCAGGCCACTGATATGATCGCGAACGCCTATCATGACGCGATTGTGCATCATGGTGCCGATTCAACGGCAATGTACGTGTCGGGCCAACTCCTGACAGAAGACTACTATGTCGCCAATAAATTTATGAAAGGGGTGGTTGGTAGCGCCAACATCGATACGAACTCTCGTCTGTGTATGTCGTCTGCGGTTGTGGCACACAATAGGGCATTTGGCGAAGACGTGGTGCCAGTCAATTATGATGATATTGATGATGCGGATCTGATCATTATCTGTGGCGCGAATACAGCCTGGACCCATCCGGTGCTGTTTCGCCGTATTCAACAAGCGCGTGAGTGCAATCCAGAACTTCGAATGGTGGTGATAGATCCAAGAGAGACGGTGACAGCGCAGCAAGCCGATCTTCATCTCGCGATCCCCGATGATGGCGATATCGCGCTGTTCAATGGATTATTAAGATACTGCCAAGACCAAGGACTGGTCGACCAAGAATACGTAGCGCAGCATACCAGTGGTCTTGCTGCACTGTGTGAAGCCTTGGCAGGCAGTGAGTATAAGGTCAGCGCCTTAAGTAACCATCTAAAGCTCAGCCAGGAGCAGCTTACCACTTTCTATCGTTGGTTCGCCAATACCCGCAAAACCATCACTCTGTTTTGTCAGGGGGTGAATCAATCTCAGTATGGCGCAGACAAAGGCAACGTGATCATCAATGCTCACTTGGCCACCGGAAAAATCGGTTATGGCGGTGCGGGTCCATTCTCTATCACTGGTCAGCCAAATGCGATGGGCGGACGCGAAGTCGGTGGGCTTGCCAATCAACTCGCTGTGCACCGAGGTTTTGACCAAGAGTCGATAGAATTGGTTGGTGAGTTTTGGCAGACCGACAATTTAGCGACAACACCAGGCCTTAAAGCGGTCGAAATGTTCGAAGCGGTAGAACGTGGCGATATCCAGGTAATCTGGATTATGGCAACCAATCCTGTCGTGTCTATGCCAGATAACAACTTTGTTAAACGAGCACTCAAAAAGTGTCCTTTAGTGATTGTTTCTGACGTGACCTCCGATTCAGATATCGCTCAGTACGCCGACTTGCTATTGCCTGCTGCTGGTTGGGGGGAAAAGCAAGGAATGGTTACTAACTCCGAACGTATGCTAACTCGCCAACGCCAATTTATTGAGACTAAAGGACAGGCCAAATCAGATTGGCGCGCGGTCAGTGAGGTGGGCGCTAAACTGTGTACATTGATAGAAAAGCCCAACGCATTTGAATTTGCCACGGAAGCCGATGTTTTCCGCGAGTACGCCGCCATGACAGGTATCAATAGCAGCAGTGATTTGTTGCTTGATTTGTCGACGTTTGCCGACATTACGGATGAAGAATACCTCAACTGGCAGCCCGTTCAGTGGGGTGGAACACGTCCTTTTGCAAACGGCCAATTTTGTTTTCCAGATCGAAAAGCGCGGTTTGTCGTCCCGGCTATTCCGACAGCACACAACCAATCTGCTTGGTGGCTAAACTCTGGGCGTCAAAGGGATCAATGGCACACCATGACGCGCACTGGCTATATACCGCATCTCGCCGCCACTGAGCCAGAACCGACGGTTTACATGAATCAACGTTCTGCAGCTTATCTGGACGTTAATGAAGGGCAGTTAGTGTCACTGCAGGGTGAAGTGACAGAGCATTGCATTGTGGCAAAAGCCGCGATTGACAATGGGTTAGGTGCGCGTCAACTGTTTATGTCTATGCACTGGGCGGGAGAATATGGCGGTGGAAGCGAAGTTAATGCAGTTGTAAGCCGTGAGGTTGACCCGCATTCTGGCCAACCCGCATTTAAATCGCAGCGCGTTGCAATTCAAACGGTCGATGCTAAAACCTATGGCCTTTACCTAGGCGAAAAGTTCGTTGAGCGCCGCTTTGCCTACCAATCCTTTCAAAGTGAAGAGAACATCGGTGTGTGGCGATTTGCCGACACAGACAACCTAGACAGAGATATCTCAGAGGACCTTGGCCAAACGCCGCATAAACGTAAAGTGGTGTTAGAGCTTGCTTCAGGCTGGCTCACTGTTGGTTACGATGAAGTTGGTCAAGAGCGAGTCACTCGCTCAATTCTAATTGTTTCTGGTCAACCGATTGTCACTGATGCGTCCCAGCTGGCGATTTTGGTCGGCAAACCGTTGAGCTTTTCTACTCTGTTGGCAATTGCTGCGCAGCAAGAGTCGAGTGAACTTATTTGTAGCTGCTTTCGCGTCAATGACAAACAGATCGCTCGCGAGCTTGAAAGTGGCAACTGCAATAATCTCAGTCAACTGCAGAGCAAACTAAAATGCGGCACCAACTGTGGATCGTGCTTACCGCAAATTGAGCGGCTGATTAGCCACCATCAACACACCATTTTGGTAGCGAAGTAG
- the mmsB gene encoding 3-hydroxyisobutyrate dehydrogenase — protein METIAFIGLGNMGAPMASNLLAAGLNVQVFDLLDSLTKPLGQAGAKVCHSIEDVVAGADSVVTMLPAGEHVKRVYLGEGDSKGVIHSVGKSTLLIDSSTIDPESARLVADEAAQRGLDFADAPVSGGVAGAAAGTLTFIVGGSERAFKRAEQVLGHMGKNIFHAGDSGCGQMGKICNNLMLGILMSGTCEALNLGIANGLDPNVLSNIMLQSSGRNWALELYNPCPGVMPNAPASNQYQPGFMTKLMLKDLGLGLEAAAQSQSPVPMGALARNLYAFHSMHGNQEVDFSSLFEFYRAQQG, from the coding sequence ATGGAAACCATCGCATTTATCGGATTGGGCAATATGGGTGCCCCAATGGCAAGTAACTTACTTGCCGCCGGTCTAAACGTACAAGTCTTCGATTTATTGGACTCACTAACCAAGCCTTTGGGCCAAGCCGGAGCCAAAGTGTGTCACTCTATTGAGGATGTGGTTGCGGGAGCTGACAGCGTGGTCACTATGCTGCCAGCTGGTGAACATGTGAAGCGGGTTTATTTGGGCGAGGGTGACTCGAAAGGCGTGATTCACTCTGTGGGTAAGTCGACCCTGTTGATTGATTCGTCCACCATTGATCCTGAGTCTGCACGTTTGGTCGCTGATGAGGCGGCGCAGCGTGGGCTCGATTTTGCTGACGCACCGGTATCGGGAGGCGTTGCGGGTGCGGCGGCAGGGACGCTGACGTTTATCGTTGGCGGCAGTGAGCGAGCGTTTAAGCGCGCAGAGCAGGTCTTGGGCCACATGGGCAAAAACATCTTTCATGCTGGCGACAGTGGCTGTGGCCAAATGGGTAAAATCTGCAACAATCTCATGTTAGGCATTTTGATGTCCGGGACATGTGAAGCGCTCAATTTGGGTATCGCGAATGGCCTCGACCCTAACGTTCTGTCCAACATTATGTTGCAAAGTTCAGGACGCAATTGGGCGTTGGAACTCTATAATCCATGTCCAGGAGTGATGCCCAATGCGCCAGCATCAAATCAATATCAACCGGGATTTATGACCAAGTTGATGCTCAAAGATTTAGGTTTAGGGCTTGAAGCTGCAGCGCAGAGCCAGTCGCCAGTGCCTATGGGGGCGTTGGCGCGCAACCTGTATGCGTTTCATTCGATGCATGGCAATCAAGAGGTTGATTTTTCGAGCCTATTTGAATTTTATCGTGCTCAACAAGGCTAA
- a CDS encoding thiolase family protein, producing MKQNEIWIVAAKRTPIGRFQGQLAHFSAPELGTIAVRAALEQLGTRALIDEVLMGCVLPAGCGQAPARQVALNAELPHSVPCTTINKVCGSGMKSVMLAYDLISAGAIRCAVAGGMESMTNAPYLLTESRSGMRMGHKTTFDHMFLDGLQDSYEGELMGVYGQQIADKLNFSRQEMDAWAELSLQRALAAQSQGMFEAELVPVETDAKQSTWLRFDELPPTIDPTKIGKLRPAFADKGSITAANSSAISDGASALIVIDQSSAEQQQIEPLAVIKGHATHARLPAEFTVAPVYAIEALLSQLDWEVGDVDLWEINEAFAVVAQIATKELGLDPSKVNIKGGACALGHPIGASGARILTTLIYSLRQLQAYGVDGDATKRKTMKGIAAICIGGGEACAVAVEIPL from the coding sequence ATGAAGCAAAATGAGATATGGATAGTCGCGGCGAAGCGTACCCCGATCGGGCGATTTCAAGGTCAACTCGCTCACTTTTCTGCGCCAGAGTTGGGCACTATCGCGGTTCGCGCGGCCTTAGAGCAACTTGGAACGCGGGCTTTAATTGACGAAGTTTTGATGGGCTGCGTGCTGCCCGCTGGGTGTGGTCAAGCCCCAGCGAGGCAAGTTGCCCTCAATGCCGAACTGCCGCATTCGGTGCCATGCACCACCATCAACAAGGTGTGCGGCTCTGGAATGAAAAGCGTGATGCTGGCGTATGATCTTATCTCTGCTGGTGCAATTCGTTGCGCTGTGGCGGGTGGGATGGAAAGCATGACCAATGCACCGTATTTACTCACAGAGTCTCGCAGTGGCATGCGAATGGGCCATAAAACGACGTTTGATCATATGTTTCTCGATGGCCTGCAAGATTCTTATGAAGGTGAATTGATGGGTGTTTACGGCCAGCAGATAGCGGACAAACTAAACTTTAGCCGTCAAGAAATGGATGCTTGGGCGGAGCTATCACTACAGCGAGCGTTAGCGGCGCAGTCTCAAGGGATGTTTGAGGCTGAGCTAGTGCCGGTGGAAACCGACGCGAAACAATCGACTTGGCTCCGCTTTGATGAGCTTCCGCCAACTATTGATCCCACTAAAATTGGCAAACTTCGTCCTGCGTTTGCCGACAAGGGTTCCATCACCGCGGCCAACTCAAGTGCGATTTCAGACGGCGCTTCCGCGCTTATCGTGATTGACCAATCCAGTGCCGAGCAGCAGCAAATAGAGCCGCTTGCGGTTATCAAAGGTCATGCGACTCACGCGCGATTACCGGCAGAATTTACTGTCGCACCTGTCTACGCGATTGAAGCTTTGCTGTCGCAACTTGATTGGGAAGTGGGAGACGTAGACTTGTGGGAAATAAACGAAGCTTTTGCCGTTGTGGCGCAAATCGCAACCAAAGAGTTGGGGTTAGACCCGAGCAAAGTCAACATCAAAGGAGGCGCATGCGCATTGGGCCACCCCATTGGTGCCAGTGGCGCGCGTATATTGACCACTTTGATCTACAGCTTACGTCAGTTGCAAGCCTACGGGGTGGATGGTGATGCAACCAAACGCAAAACGATGAAAGGCATTGCGGCAATCTGTATTGGCGGGGGCGAGGCCTGCGCTGTCGCGGTTGAAATTCCGTTGTGA
- a CDS encoding acyl-CoA dehydrogenase family protein, with protein MDFELNADQKAFADTAAQFARDSLAPNAAQWDEQQQFPKQVLREAGELGFLSLYTPESRGGLGLSRLDASIIFEQLAMGCTSTTAFMTIHNMVTWMVASFATESAAAHFCPKLISGEWLGSYCLTEPNAGSDAAALTTTATKNDMGYLVNGNKVFISGAGETDVLVVMARTGGEGAKGVSAFVIPADTPGIRYGRKEPKMGWNSQPTRSISFDNVQVSHDNLLGEEGQGFVFAMKGLDGGRINIATCSVGTAQQALNEALAYVQQRSQFGQSLSTFQAIQFKLADLATELVAARGLVRMAASKLDNQDRDATTYCAMAKRFATDVGFRVCDQSLQLFGGYGYIKEYPMERYFRDVRVHQILEGTNEIMRLIIARRLLEEGGKQL; from the coding sequence ATGGACTTTGAACTCAATGCGGATCAAAAAGCCTTTGCCGACACCGCCGCGCAGTTTGCCCGAGATAGCCTAGCGCCAAACGCCGCGCAGTGGGATGAACAACAACAGTTTCCCAAGCAGGTGCTTCGTGAAGCGGGCGAGCTCGGCTTTCTCAGCTTATATACCCCCGAGAGTCGCGGAGGATTGGGTTTAAGTCGCCTCGATGCTTCGATCATTTTTGAACAGCTGGCCATGGGGTGCACGTCGACCACAGCGTTTATGACCATTCACAACATGGTGACTTGGATGGTGGCAAGTTTTGCAACCGAAAGCGCCGCCGCGCACTTTTGCCCTAAGTTAATCAGTGGCGAATGGCTCGGCTCATACTGTTTAACTGAGCCAAATGCTGGGTCCGACGCCGCGGCCTTAACCACCACCGCGACTAAAAATGACATGGGCTACTTGGTAAATGGCAACAAGGTGTTTATTTCTGGCGCTGGTGAAACCGATGTGCTGGTGGTGATGGCACGCACTGGTGGTGAAGGTGCTAAAGGGGTGTCGGCATTTGTGATACCTGCAGACACTCCAGGTATTCGTTATGGGCGCAAAGAGCCGAAAATGGGCTGGAACTCGCAGCCCACTCGTAGCATTAGCTTTGACAACGTGCAGGTGAGCCACGACAACTTACTCGGCGAAGAGGGGCAAGGGTTTGTCTTTGCGATGAAAGGGCTTGATGGCGGACGCATTAATATTGCGACTTGCTCGGTCGGGACTGCGCAACAAGCGCTAAATGAAGCGCTCGCCTATGTTCAGCAGCGCAGCCAATTTGGTCAATCGCTCAGTACGTTTCAAGCCATTCAGTTCAAGCTTGCCGATTTAGCGACAGAGCTGGTCGCCGCGCGCGGATTGGTGCGAATGGCGGCGAGCAAACTCGATAATCAAGATCGCGATGCCACAACGTATTGCGCGATGGCGAAACGCTTTGCTACCGATGTTGGGTTTCGTGTCTGCGATCAGTCGCTGCAACTGTTCGGCGGATACGGTTACATCAAAGAGTACCCGATGGAGCGCTATTTCAGAGATGTTCGCGTTCATCAAATCCTTGAAGGGACCAATGAAATCATGCGCTTGATTATTGCGAGACGCCTGCTTGAAGAAGGCGGAAAACAGTTATAA
- a CDS encoding MmcQ/YjbR family DNA-binding protein: protein MNNKQLADFLDGFTCAEADYPFGPEALVYKVKGKMFAILAEREGREYVTVKVVPEDGEVLTAQFSDITPGYHTNKRHWVTIYYPGDVEDGLVEDLCERSYQLVVSKLPKAQRALLA, encoded by the coding sequence ATGAACAATAAACAGTTGGCAGACTTTCTCGATGGCTTTACTTGCGCAGAAGCTGACTATCCATTTGGTCCTGAAGCTTTGGTGTACAAGGTGAAAGGAAAAATGTTCGCCATCTTAGCTGAACGTGAGGGGCGCGAATATGTCACGGTGAAAGTGGTGCCCGAAGACGGAGAAGTACTCACTGCTCAGTTTTCTGATATTACCCCCGGCTACCACACCAATAAGCGCCACTGGGTGACGATTTACTATCCAGGCGACGTAGAAGATGGCTTAGTCGAAGACTTATGTGAACGATCATACCAGTTAGTAGTTAGCAAGTTGCCCAAAGCACAGCGCGCACTGTTGGCCTAG